GGCTCTGCTATGAATGCGGAGCTATTTGACATCACCAAGAATTTTAGTAAGTGGATAAAgtaataatgatttatttttttaaactacGTTATTTTTGTCTTAGTTCAAGaactgttgatgttgctggaGGACACCGACTATATGTCAATTGTGACAGTTTCTAATGAGGCGGATGCATTCCCCGCTGAAGCTGAACACGGCATTTACAGCACGACTCGTGCTCATAAGGATGAGATACTTAACTATGTGAACAACCTGAGCTTGGCACGTGCTTTAACCAATCACACGTTGGGCTTTGAATACGCATTCCAGATGCTGCATCGTCTGCAGCAAGCAAAGTTGATTAATACCTCGGAGCAGCCCATTGAATTTGTGTATGTAACACGTGGTCTGCTCACCAATCTTTCGGATGCCATGTATGTGTTGCGTGCACTAGCTCAAGGCCAGAGTCGTCTGTCCTCGCCAGTAATTATAAACACATGCGCCGTGGTGCTAGATGAAAAGCGTATCATGTATGAAAAACAGTTCCTAAGCGATGTGGCCACCCAGAACTATACAAAGTTTGACATCGATGTGCGCAATTGGCTAACACCCGGACAGGAAGAGCAGCTGGCTGGTCGTTTCTTTGTGTTGAATAAGATGCATTCTGAGACCATTCCTAAAACAAGCAGTCAAGTCTTTGGTCAACTATTTGCGGAACGTTTTCTGACTGATACACTGCAAGTGCATCAGCCCGTTGTGGATCCAGATAGCGGAGGTAATTCTTCGGcgatatttattaattgtatgcaaattaaCAACCACTTTTACTTTTAGATGTGCTTGTTTCCATTACGCACGCTGTGGCGCCCTATGGTGTGGTAGGCgtcaatttgtatttggctGATTTGCTTGAGGATCTGTTGAACTATCCAAATGCTTCGCCGGCCGCCAAGCAAGGTTATAGTTATGCCTTTCTCTTGGATCGCAGCAGTGGCAATACTTTGGCGCATCCGGCATTCCCGCGTCCGCTCATTCAGCGTGAAACCGCATATCCTGTTAACATTGCTTACTTGGAGAATGCCACGGATTTCGCCAGCATTCGACATCGTTTGTTACACGAGGAGCGCGGCAATGCCACTACTGGCATCTATTTGGGGCGGCAACATTTGCAGCGCACCTATCACTGGCAATCAGTGCTAGGCATCTATGTGCTGTGTATGGTCAGCACTGCTAGTATCAGCGCCAGTGGCTTTCATAATGCTTCCgcccagctgcagctgcagcgatACAAACTGAAAGACACTGTGAGCAGCTATGAGCCAGGCTATTATGGTGACAGCATGGATTTATTATACCATCGTTTGGATCTAATGCAAAATGTCGGCGGCGCCAATGGCGCGCCAACCACTTGTCGCTACTTTAGGCAATTGGCTACGATGGGTGAGTAGTTTGTCGAAATACTGATATCAGTTACTCATTTATAGTgttaaatttgattgaaaGTTACGATTAGTTTGGGGCTTCAATAACCACTGGCTAAATTATATGCTATGCTTATATATCAACGGATGGCTCGTTTTTAATTCGTAATTTGCCggttaaatgaaatatttaatatatttttaaatgaataccgccctattttgcttttattccaaatgggtatcgggtatctcacaacCGATCCCACTCGACTGTTggttacttgttttgttttgtttttcttgacTTTAGAAGGCCTTAATCATATTGACCATTAAAGCGTATATTCTTGAGACACATTTTAAGCTGTGGtccaataataatttgattaattgaattgaacgcATTATCGACagattttaatcaaaataacaatatttaattatgtagTTGCACCACTTGTTTTCGTCAACAGTTTTTATAAACCCGCATCGAAATTACCTTATTTACATTGCAGCTTAAAACTAAAGTATAAACCACATATTAATCTTCGTTTACCTTTTCAGACGCCCCCACATTGTTCCTTAGCGCCGCCGCCTTTGAGTCGCCGTTTGCCTTTCTGCACAACAATCGACCGCGTACACAGCTGCGACATGTGGAGTCCATCATGGCCTATCTACGGGACACCAGTGGCCTGCTGGCCAATCCCGGACTGCGGCCACGTATACGCCACGAGGTGGGCGTGCTGTATCAGGCAATGCTGCACCTGCGACGTCGACATCAGGACATGACGGGACCGCTGCGTGGTCATATCATAAGGCGTTACATTGCGAGTGTTAGCGGCGTGCTGCAATTGTATCCGGGCTGTTTGCTCAGCAATAGTTATGATGCCACACGACGCCCGTGGTTCCGTCAGGCAATGGCACAGCCAGGCCGTATTGTGAGCACAGCGCCGTATCTGGATGCAGGAGGAGCTGGCTATATTGTGACCATTGCGCATACGATATTCGAGGGTAAGGCGCATGCGATGCATTCGGCGCAGCAGGATCGACCTGTGGGCGTCGTTGCCTTGGATGTACCCTATGCCTTCTACTATCGCCTCATCTTGGACAGCACGCCGTTGTGCCAGCTGCCGCATATGAAATGTCTGCTGTTCGATCACGAAGGCTACCTGCTGGCCCACCCCAGCATGATGGAAGTTTCAACGCTTTCGCGCAATCAACGTCGCCCGCACGAGCATCTGACACACAAGGAATCGTATCTGGCCAACGATATACTGAATCATGGGCAGCTGGTGCGCAAATTGGGTTGTGCCAGCTATCAGAATCGCACATTGCAACGTTACTACGCGTTCAACACGTCGCTGACCAGCATCTTGGGCAATGTGGTGCACGGAGAGCGCACCAAATACGCCATTGCCTTGATACGTGGCAGTAATCTGTTTGCGGCCGTGCTGAATTCCAGTTGTGATGGCGGCGCCTTTTGTCCGTGCAGCACCATTGATCGTGTGTGCCTAAACTGCAAGCGCATGGATCAAACTGATTGCGAGTGTCCCTGCGAGTGTCCCATGCTGTCGAATGCCTCGACCATCGATGCGGAGAGCTATGCCAACTATACACAACAGTTCCCGTACTGCGCTCCGCCCAGCGAGCATTTCCTGGCGCTGCCACCAACCAATCAGCTACTAAGTGTGCTGCCCAGTTGCCTCACCGGAGCCGGTGGCTGTGAGATGCATGCCACGCAGCGGGAGTGTCTCGGCATGATGGGCTGCGAGTGGTGTCAACAAGATGTGGAGGGCAACAGCTTTGGTGCCGCCTTCTGCTCGACGCAAGCGGGCTGCTTTAATGGTGTGCTGGCCTCGTTGACGCCCTATGGAGAACTGGATGAACTGGAAATGCTAGCAGCGCAGAATCCGCAGCGGGAGCAGCATGCCTACTCTGCATTCGGGCCACTCGGTGGCGCCATTGTGGTGCTGGCGATGgtcattggcattgccatACATTGCTATCGGCACAATCTGGACAATCAGACGCAGGAGCAGTTCTACGTGGACTCAGTGCAGGAGGAGAACTATGGTCTGCCGTTGTCACGCTTCAATTTCGATGATTGCCAGGCGCACGACGAGCCGCCCATGGGTGGCTATGATCATACAGCAGCACAGCGACAGCTTATGCATGCGGCGGATATATCGCCATATCACATGTCCAGCGGCAGCAGCTATTATCGCCGCCCACCGAATGGTGAATCGGATCATGGTTATAGCACGATGACACCGCATGAAGATAGCTCGGATCAACAGTGCTTTACGCTGGCCgagccgctgctgttgcacgaCAAGCGGCACAGCAAATCGGACACCATGTCCATATCCACATCCATATCGAGTCCCACAAATCGCCAGCAGTCGAGCAGCAATGCGCATCCGTATCTGAGCAATCAGCCGGTGAACAAAACGGAGCGttacaagcaacagcagctgcagcaggcgACACCATCGCCATGTCGTGGTGCAGGTGCAGCAGGTGCTGTGTATGGGCAGACAACACTGCCGTTAGATGCCGAGGAGCCGTCGCGTTCACACTACATTCTGGCGCCAGTGACGGTGCATCGGCATATGGAAACCGCCGAGTCGTAGTCCCAGTTAGTTTGTTAAGTTTCAATTTAACCTTAAGATGTCCGCTTGTTTGccaatttgtgtattttgtatttaggaATATTTGCGGACGGTTCAACTGTCGCTCCCTCCTCCAATTGCAATGGTTTGAATAGCACTGCTCAGCCTGCAGCAGTAATGCAATGGTTTGAACAGCACTGCTCAGCCTGCAGCAGTGattgcaaaacacacacacatcacactTACATTAACGAAATGCCAGCCAATTTAGCATTTAAGTcgtttacatatatatatatatcgttaCTTACTCTGCCATTTTTTTATTCGATATagtacacagacacacacattgttGGTGCGGTGTACGataatttattgaaacaagtattattattatgcagcTACTTccaatatttttagcatttacAACCTAGATTTGTTAAGCACGATAAATCAACTAATTATGTACTTATTAAGCGCAAGTATGTTAACAAAATACGACACCACACGAAACAAGAGTATACTTTTTTGGTAATAGCTATTAAGTCCGTACAGTTACTAACTTTCGATTTTAGTAAATAAACGCGTATTACTTGTACGAAGTATGTtttcaataaacaacaacatcaactacaAAATTACACCAATGCGTAACAATCAATTGAAAGTGCTCAACCTTGATCCCCAACACTTCGAGTGATCAACACTTCGCCTTCGATCAGCTGGCGGCGcgttaatgaatttatttttacattaacTAAAAAATAGATGTCGCACTGTTGATGAGATTTCAGCAGACGGTCGGGAAAAGTGCTGcgcatttataaataaagaattaaatgcCCAGAGTAGTCAAGATGCGTAGTCTAAAATTGCAAAAGATTCTAGctaatacaattttgtatcTAAACAGTTGAAGTAATCtttgcttaaataaaatttccaaTCTAGATTGCAAATTGTCAGAGGGCAGGACGTCCTTGATCGTAATATCTTTGGAAGTTAATGTGGTCCTAATCAGAAGAGTTGTTTTGCATCGCAATGacgagtttttctttttacaattCATACCGTTTGGCGCTGCTTTCATAACCGTTTCTAACCGATACACCTGACGACAGTCTCGACAACCCTGGATAGATCTCTTCGCTGTATCTTTGCTTTTGTGGCTGCTATCGTTGCATTTGGCTTTCTGGTTTGGCGTACGACGAACGTTGTTTATTTGGGTTCCACTTTCGACCCAAGAACAGCAACTACTTGCTTATTTCAGCTACTCCTCGGCTATCTCTGTACTGTGTCCCGCACATTCTTTCTCGCACTTTGAAgtgagttttgttttctacGCTTTGGCTACGATATTTtgtgcaaattgcatttgtgtttACGAAAACTTTtggaaaatattcaaaatttgttgtgagcatgcaaattgtattacgtaatgcatataaaaaatacgatacaaaagcaaaaaaaaagtacaataGTTATGTAAAAAAATGATTGCAAGTGAAACAATGCAACACAAGATCAATGTCAACGACTTTGATGAAGAGTTTTGAgactttaaaaaatgaataactaagtttaaaaatatattttttaatatctatTTTGATGCTCTAATTGTTGTGAATGCattatttaaagataattttatgcatttcgATTACATCATGAACTGTTAACCTCAACCTTGTTTTTGATGAACTCCACAGCGTCCTCTCTAGACAACATGTTCAAATCTCTGATCGAGGCAGCGCAGAACTCAGCGTTCAAGTCGCCATTCACCAGCGCTAACTGCCAGGCTGCAACCCCATCGACCCCTCTGCTGCCCTCCGCCGTTGGCGATGCACCCCGCCAATTGACCCCGAATCACAATTTCGCTGCCGCTGCAACTGCTCAGGGTGGTAAGTGATCCACAATTAAGACTttctatacatttatatttttgtttatatttcgTTAGATTCCTGTGAGTTTGGCTCCAATCACTATTTCGTGCTCTGCGGCCTGGGTGGCATCATCTCCTGCGGCACAACCCACACCATGGTGGTGCCTCTCGATTTGGTCAAGTGCCGCCTGCAGGTGGATCCCGCCAAGTACAAGAGTGTAGTCAATGGCTTCCGCGTCAGCTTGGCTGAGGAGGGTGTCAGGGGTCTGGCCAAGGGCTGGGCGCCCACTTTCATTGGTTACTCGATGCAAGGTCTGTGCAAGTTTGGCCTCTATGAAGTCTTCAAAGTCATCTACTCGGATGCCATTGGCGAGGAGAATGCCTTCCTTTATAGAACCGGCCTCTACTTGGCCGCTTCGGCCTCGGCTGAATTCTTTGCCGACATTGCGCTGGCGCCCATGGAGGCGGCCAAGGTCAAGATACAGACAACACCCGGATTTGCAAAGACGCTGCGCGAGGCGTTGCCCAAGATGACCGCCCAGGAGGGCATTTCGGCCTTCTACAAGGGTCTGGTGCCATTGTGGATGCGACAGATTCCATACACCATGATGAAGTTTGCCTGCTTCGAGCGCACACTGGAGCTGCTGTACAAGTATGTGGTGCCCAAGCCCCGTGCCGATTGCACCAAGGGCGAGCAGCTGATTGTCACCTTTGCCGCTGGTTACATTGCTGGTGTCTTCTGTGCTATTGTCTCCCATCCCGCTGATACCGTTGTATCCAAGCTGAACCAGGCTAAGGGCGCCAGCGCTTTGGATGTTGCCAAACAATTGGGCTGGTCTGGTATGTGAAATAGCAAATGATCCAAATGATTCTCTTTTTATATActgcttttgtgtgtttgcaggACTGTGGGGAGGTTTGATGCCTAGGATTGTCATGATTGGCACACTGACTGCTGCCCAATGGTTCATTTACGATGCAGTGAAGGTCTTCCTGcgcatgccacgcccaccaccACCAGAGATGCCCGAGTCCCTTAAGAAGAAGCTGGGCATTACTGGTCCCCAGTAAGCAAGGTGGATAGAAGTTAAAAACGGTTTAAATTTAGTGCAAACAGAATATTGAACGAATTAACACAGATTGTATAGAAAacaagataaataaaaaacacattaaactaatacacaattaaaatgattttcttatgattttatgtataaatattaatatataaatatttcatttataaatatatataatactgcTTTAACAACAATTAGTTGGAATGTATTTATAGCTGcgtaatttcaaatttcgcGCCAAAGCTTTGAAACCTATAAAGCTTTTTCGTTTGAGTTgctttgaattaaaaaaaactggTCACTCTAAATACCCAGTATTTACCGCAAGTTTTGCGGCCttgaattattttacaaaattctaTTCGGCTTTATATGGCCACGGTAATTGTAAAAAAGAGTTTTGaaagaattttaatgaaaCAGAAAATTCAACCTATTAAAAGAGTcgttacaaattttaatttactttgtgCAGTGTGACCagcaaattgttaaaataacttaccagtattttaaaatttagctGATGTGAGCGAGGGAATCAAATATAGTTAAGTTCTTAACGGCCAACAAAAGTTGCCTAGTTGAttccaaataatattaattaaaatgtaccaagacaaaacaaaaatggctatgcaaatatcaatttatcaAACGTAGCGTAGCATAACAATTCTCGCCACCTGCTgcgttgaaatatttttaaagaccCTGATCAGACACAGACGTGTGAAGAATTCACAGGTTAAAGTTCTTCTCTAATCAAGGTTCGCATCGCTGATTTTTGctaaaatcatttaatgatttcaaattcacaaatttaataCGCTTATATTTTGTGGGACAGTTGCTAATTAATTACTTGGGTTCTTGAACTTGATAATCGGAACTTGGGTTCggaatttcaacaaaaaaaaaaaaaaattaaaatgtaggTACGTCAACAATtaggcattttttttttttaaattttactgTTAGGTAGGCAACCTAACTGTGCTGTGGGAGGAGCATTGCATGTTGAACCTCTGCCAATAATGTTGTCATCCGTTTGTCAAGGTCACTCAACACATGTGAAtggttggttttgttttaatttttgtcgATCGAGTACGTGACTATTTGATACGAGATGCAGTAACACAGATGCGATTAacttatatatagtatgtgtgtcAGACGAGGGAGGGAGTTATCTACGTGCCCGCaatattgattattttgtaaattccATATAAAAATGCGTAAGTTGCACATTTTTGCACTGCAGTTTCAAATGCAACTTGCTTCAAAATGCTGCTAAAGGTGcacagagggagagagtgaaattcacacaataataatttatttatattttcctattttttcagtttgttcTATTGATTGTGGGTATTGTGCTTGTCGCGGGCGAGCCTCCAAAGCGAGCTCCATACCCAGCCGCAGGCTGGCGTCCACAGGTGCCATTCAATTTGCCCAGCGACTTTCAGCCACCAGCTGGCTACCGCGTGGAGATCACCAAGCAACGTGTTGAGCATGCTGGCACCTTCAATGCCCCTCAGTTCAACTCTCAGTATTTGCCGCCACAATTTGAtgtgccacaacagcagcagcaggaggagcagCAGTCAAGTATTAATAAAGATCAGCAGAGTCCAGCTGATCAATATGGACCTCCAGCTGATGACAGCTTTCGCATTGTCTATCCCGAGGAAGAGGAAGATTCGGCCAGTTTGACGCAGCCAAAGTCGAGCAATATTAAGGAAGGACGCTACTATGTCATCTCACCCGACAACAAATTGCAGCGTGTGATTTATCGCACTGAGGAAGCTCAAGGAGATGAGTTCACCGCACAGCTGAAATATTCCCCAGTTGGCGAGCTTCAGGATCCggtttataaatacaatagcCAGGGGCAATTGGAGCGTGTGCTAAAATAGAAATCAGCTTCTTGTGTAtctgtaaaatataataatcttCGGGCTTTGGcagttgtaaaataaaaaatgtttggtttttgttctttgttttatacaaaaatgcttctttattcatattatcattatttatacacaaaaaatcTCATATGTCTTTTTCGTACACATTTTCATGCTGTCGAATTGGGCTCCaatgcatttttcataaaaattcattaaaattaaatacaattgcttatgtatatgtatagatgtatgtgtgtgagatgGTCATGGtatggtggtggtggtgtatggtgtgcgtgtttgtttgtgtgtgttctgtgtgtctgtggtgGACTGACACAAAATGAAGGCGCTTAACAAAACCAACGGCAAAAATACAAAGTGAGACATGGAACAGGCATGGGGAACAGTGGGAACTGTGGAAACATTTGGAACGCGCCTGGCTATGGCAAAATGGCGGCGTTGCactaaaagcaaataatatgGGCAAGAACAGTGCGAAAGAGAgggagtgtgagagagagagagagctagatAGAAAGATAGGGTGGCCTGACATGCAAGTGCATGTCAAACTGTAATCGCCGCCAGCACCAGTTACATTTACAGTTAATACTCAGCTAGGTTAGCGATAGACAAGTATAGTTACACAGGGGTCGACTTAAAAATGCTGGAAAACACTAGAAGGTAATACGCCTTTCAGCACTCTCCTTATTGGTAGCCATTGAACTTGCCCTGCTGCGCGTTGCTATCATAACCGCCGCCATTGCCGTTGCGTCCATtaccgttgccattgccattgccaaccTGCTCGTAACGGATGGTTGGACGATAACCGTTCTGATCGGCCTCATACTCGACAATCTGCTTGCGGCCATCGGGCAGCAGAACGTAGTAGCGACCGACAGCGAGATCACCATCGCGAGACTCCATGTGACCGAAATCGTTGCCCGACTCGTAATCCTGGACATCGTATTTGAACTCGTATTTGGCTGGTCCATACTGCTCCTCATCGCCCTGTCCGTAGCCATTGCCGCCGCCATAGCCgccattgccgttgccgccGTTCTGTCCCTTGAAGATCGCACCGGTCAAAGCGGGAGCACCATACTGGCTGTTGGGCAGAGGAGCGCCATAGCTGTTGCTGGGCGCCGAGCCACCGTTACCATTGCCAGCACGCTGGGGTGGCAAATAGTTGTTCGAGGGCGACTGATAACTCTGCGTGGGTGGCAAGTAGTTGTTGGTAGGCGCCTGGGGCGATTGGTTGGGTGGCAGATACTGGTTCTGGGGCACTGGTGGCTCCGCTTGCGTCCAGGCGGCCAGGCAGACGAGCAGCGCAACTGTGGTAAAGCACTGTAAGAGAGAGATGGATGGagaaagaaattcaattagaaTTCTATTCGGTAGGCTgtgaatttaattgttaactATTAGAGGAgcactttatttattctttcgatttgttgttgaatgCACCATGTCGGACTCAGAGGAGAGCGCCTGGATACCTTGGTTCTGCAAGCAGCGCGGTCATGAGTTTTTCTGCGCCGTGGACGAGGATTACATACACGAcaagttcaatttaaattttctcgACTCGAATGTAAGCAACTATCGCCGAGCTCTCGAGGTGATACTCGATCTGGACACGGGCTCAGGCTCGGATGCGCCACCCGAA
This is a stretch of genomic DNA from Drosophila albomicans strain 15112-1751.03 chromosome 3, ASM965048v2, whole genome shotgun sequence. It encodes these proteins:
- the LOC117568748 gene encoding VWFA and cache domain-containing protein CG16868; this translates as MWKGNTLLLLLVAAAQTTSSGGSGENVPPLPLNISKNTTTTTTNETTTSNINKVPTTIITGSATAGATAVNYMPLQQTPANIFFVNYNQQNVMQLRSNVESNLHSIRKFEMLVAKIQEIFDSTHFASAVATRLTSVNANESVQQDLQAFSQRLGRKLQRATHVVLELRDLLRFNLSKVLMPQHIYDDDGDDELENEFDFETDEMDSSSRATTSKEQQHKHLYLNTQIVSCQPDYESNNVDATSTGSGAVHYNKQQIQILNYLKSDETSRVTFLNENNGRSRDANAYIADQLNLLKQRLSKSQSDTDANSNINGKPSSSSSISHFKNVYFLSSSDGAAASSQFRQLYVSAIKRKFVMLLIDIGSAMNAELFDITKNFIQELLMLLEDTDYMSIVTVSNEADAFPAEAEHGIYSTTRAHKDEILNYVNNLSLARALTNHTLGFEYAFQMLHRLQQAKLINTSEQPIEFVYVTRGLLTNLSDAMYVLRALAQGQSRLSSPVIINTCAVVLDEKRIMYEKQFLSDVATQNYTKFDIDVRNWLTPGQEEQLAGRFFVLNKMHSETIPKTSSQVFGQLFAERFLTDTLQVHQPVVDPDSGDVLVSITHAVAPYGVVGVNLYLADLLEDLLNYPNASPAAKQGYSYAFLLDRSSGNTLAHPAFPRPLIQRETAYPVNIAYLENATDFASIRHRLLHEERGNATTGIYLGRQHLQRTYHWQSVLGIYVLCMVSTASISASGFHNASAQLQLQRYKLKDTVSSYEPGYYGDSMDLLYHRLDLMQNVGGANGAPTTCRYFRQLATMDAPTLFLSAAAFESPFAFLHNNRPRTQLRHVESIMAYLRDTSGLLANPGLRPRIRHEVGVLYQAMLHLRRRHQDMTGPLRGHIIRRYIASVSGVLQLYPGCLLSNSYDATRRPWFRQAMAQPGRIVSTAPYLDAGGAGYIVTIAHTIFEGKAHAMHSAQQDRPVGVVALDVPYAFYYRLILDSTPLCQLPHMKCLLFDHEGYLLAHPSMMEVSTLSRNQRRPHEHLTHKESYLANDILNHGQLVRKLGCASYQNRTLQRYYAFNTSLTSILGNVVHGERTKYAIALIRGSNLFAAVLNSSCDGGAFCPCSTIDRVCLNCKRMDQTDCECPCECPMLSNASTIDAESYANYTQQFPYCAPPSEHFLALPPTNQLLSVLPSCLTGAGGCEMHATQRECLGMMGCEWCQQDVEGNSFGAAFCSTQAGCFNGVLASLTPYGELDELEMLAAQNPQREQHAYSAFGPLGGAIVVLAMVIGIAIHCYRHNLDNQTQEQFYVDSVQEENYGLPLSRFNFDDCQAHDEPPMGGYDHTAAQRQLMHAADISPYHMSSGSSYYRRPPNGESDHGYSTMTPHEDSSDQQCFTLAEPLLLHDKRHSKSDTMSISTSISSPTNRQQSSSNAHPYLSNQPVNKTERYKQQQLQQATPSPCRGAGAAGAVYGQTTLPLDAEEPSRSHYILAPVTVHRHMETAES
- the LOC117570393 gene encoding phosphate carrier protein, mitochondrial — translated: MFKSLIEAAQNSAFKSPFTSANCQAATPSTPLLPSAVGDAPRQLTPNHNFAAAATAQGDSCEFGSNHYFVLCGLGGIISCGTTHTMVVPLDLVKCRLQVDPAKYKSVVNGFRVSLAEEGVRGLAKGWAPTFIGYSMQGLCKFGLYEVFKVIYSDAIGEENAFLYRTGLYLAASASAEFFADIALAPMEAAKVKIQTTPGFAKTLREALPKMTAQEGISAFYKGLVPLWMRQIPYTMMKFACFERTLELLYKYVVPKPRADCTKGEQLIVTFAAGYIAGVFCAIVSHPADTVVSKLNQAKGASALDVAKQLGWSGLWGGLMPRIVMIGTLTAAQWFIYDAVKVFLRMPRPPPPEMPESLKKKLGITGPQ
- the LOC117571119 gene encoding uncharacterized protein LOC117571119 yields the protein MLLKFVLLIVGIVLVAGEPPKRAPYPAAGWRPQVPFNLPSDFQPPAGYRVEITKQRVEHAGTFNAPQFNSQYLPPQFDVPQQQQQEEQQSSINKDQQSPADQYGPPADDSFRIVYPEEEEDSASLTQPKSSNIKEGRYYVISPDNKLQRVIYRTEEAQGDEFTAQLKYSPVGELQDPVYKYNSQGQLERVLK
- the LOC117571118 gene encoding pro-resilin, which produces MKCFTTVALLVCLAAWTQAEPPVPQNQYLPPNQSPQAPTNNYLPPTQSYQSPSNNYLPPQRAGNGNGGSAPSNSYGAPLPNSQYGAPALTGAIFKGQNGGNGNGGYGGGNGYGQGDEEQYGPAKYEFKYDVQDYESGNDFGHMESRDGDLAVGRYYVLLPDGRKQIVEYEADQNGYRPTIRYEQVGNGNGNGNGRNGNGGGYDSNAQQGKFNGYQ